The Deinococcus ruber genomic interval TACTCGGCAAGGTCATCCTGCTCCCCTGAGCCGCACGGACAGGGTTGCCCGTCGTCCTCCGGTAAAAAGCTGGCGGCGGGCTTACCCTGGGGTATGACGGCAAGCGGCAGCAACGTGGTGATCAGTGTTGACATGGAGGGCGTCTGCGGTGTGAGTTCCTGGGTGCAGGTCAGTCCGCCCGAATTCGGGGGGCTGGTCAGCGGCGCAGAGTACGAGCGCACCCGCCTGCGAATGACACAGGAAGCGGTGTGCGCCGTACTGGGAGCGCTGGAAGGTGGAGCGAACGAGGTGCTGATCGCAGACTCGCACGACACCATGCGGAACCTGATTCCTGAGGCCCTGGACATCCCGGAGGAGTATCAGGAGCGGGTGCGCTTCGTATCGGGTGGCGACCGGCCACTGAGCATGGTGCAGGGAGTCGAAGAACCCGGCGTGGCCGCCCTGCTGATGATCGGCTACCACGCCCGCGCCGGCACTCCCGGAGCGCCCCTGGCACACACCTGGAACGGCTTTGTGCGCGACTTCCGCATCAACGGGCAGGCCACCGGAGAACCCGGACTCAATGCGCTGGTGGCGGGGCATTACGGTGTGCCGGTGGCCCTGATCAGCGGAGACGATATCGCGGTGGCGCAGGTGCAGGCCGAACTGGGGCCGGGCGTGGTGGGCGTGGCAGTCAAACGCGGCCTGGGAATGTTCAGCGCGGTGCATCTGCACCCGCAGCACGCCCAGCGACTGATTCGGCGCGGCGCGAAGGAAGCGGTGAGCCGCACGCTGGAAAGGGCCGCCACACCGTACCGCACGGCCTGGCCCGCCCGCGCCGAACTGGCCTTCGACCATCAGGCGCGGGCGGCTGCCTGCGAGCGTGTTCCCGGCATCGTCCGTATCGATGCGGTCACAGTCGGGTATACCAGTCCAGACGCGCTGCATCTGTTCCAGACCTTCCGCATGCTGGCAAAAGTGGCAGAGGTGCGCCTCGACGGCTAACCGATTGACGGACGGACACGGGGACAGGCAGCCCCGACCCTACACATCCCGTCTCGGTCACGGCCTCGATCTGCTTGCGGATTTCCAGACCCAGCGGCATGACACTGGGCCGCACACTGCCAGCAGCGGGCCTGATCTTCAGCAGTGCGTCTACGGCGGCGCTGCTTCCTGCTCATTCCTTTCCCCTGTCTCGCCGGAAGAGCGCCAGGAACGCTTCCACCACCTTCGGATCGAAGTGCCGCCCCGCCTGCCGCTGAATTTCCTGCATGGCCTCCAGCGGATCCCAGGCGTCTTTGTACGGACGGCTGCTGATCAGGGCGTCGTACACGTCGCACACGGCAAAAATACGCGCCTCCAGCGGAATTTCCTCGTTGGCGAGTCCGTCGGGATAGCCGCTGCCGTCCCAGCGCTCATGATGGTGCCGGATCACCTCCAGCGTGGGCGCCGACAACCCCGGCAGGCGCGACGCCAGCTCCCAGCCACGGGTGGTGTGCGTCTGCATCACGTTCCACTCTTCGGGCGTCAATTTGTCGGGCTTGTGCAGAATCGAATCGGGAATCACCAGCTTTCCCAGATCGTGCAGAAACGCCCCGACCTGAAGATGATTCAGCGCCGGGGGCAGCAGGCCGAGCGACTGGCCGAGGCGGGTTGCCAGATGAGCCGCACGCCCGGTATGTCCGTGTGTTTCGAGGTCGCGGGCTTCAAGAACGAGGCCAAACGTCAGCAGACCCGCTTCGAGCGTGGCACGAACTTCATGGATGACCCGGCGGAGTTCCAGGGCGTGTTCCAGGCGCAGCGCCGTCAACTCCATGATCTTGCGCATGTGGGGCGTGATGGTCTGCCAGCGGTCGATGGTGAACAGGCTCAGCACCGCCGTGATCTCGCCC includes:
- a CDS encoding M55 family metallopeptidase, whose product is MTASGSNVVISVDMEGVCGVSSWVQVSPPEFGGLVSGAEYERTRLRMTQEAVCAVLGALEGGANEVLIADSHDTMRNLIPEALDIPEEYQERVRFVSGGDRPLSMVQGVEEPGVAALLMIGYHARAGTPGAPLAHTWNGFVRDFRINGQATGEPGLNALVAGHYGVPVALISGDDIAVAQVQAELGPGVVGVAVKRGLGMFSAVHLHPQHAQRLIRRGAKEAVSRTLERAATPYRTAWPARAELAFDHQARAAACERVPGIVRIDAVTVGYTSPDALHLFQTFRMLAKVAEVRLDG